The following are encoded together in the Lysobacter silvisoli genome:
- the rodA gene encoding rod shape-determining protein RodA — MRQILRWLFDLVVRALRTVDLPLLGALLALMAIGLAVLYSAGDHSMRMVLAQGSRFGVGLVAMWALSRMPASQLRNWTPMVYGVSLLPLLLVLLIGTGKHGRHWIDLKVFYFQPAELLKLSLPMMVAWYLNRRALPPKFLSVLVAGVIIAVPTLLILLQPDFGTAMLVGISGAFALYLAGLPWWWFGAAFGGVAAVAPVAWFWLLRPYQKDRILTFLNPESDPLGTGWNIIQSKIAIGAGGLTGKGWLQGSQSHLNYLPEHTTDFIFAVLSEEFGWLGVAVVLALYLFVVGRCLWIAAEARDGYSRLIAGALGLAFFVYVIVNGGMIAGLLPVVGVPMPLLSYGGTSAVSLLAGLGVVMAVRAHRPVHGGR; from the coding sequence GTGAGGCAGATCCTGCGTTGGCTGTTCGACCTGGTCGTGCGCGCGCTGCGCACCGTCGACCTGCCGCTGCTGGGCGCGCTGCTGGCGCTGATGGCGATCGGCCTGGCCGTGCTGTACAGCGCCGGCGACCACTCCATGCGCATGGTGCTGGCGCAGGGCTCGCGCTTCGGCGTGGGCCTGGTGGCGATGTGGGCGCTGTCGCGCATGCCGGCCTCGCAGCTGCGCAACTGGACCCCGATGGTCTACGGCGTGTCGCTGCTGCCGCTGCTGCTGGTGCTGCTGATCGGCACCGGCAAGCACGGCCGCCACTGGATCGACCTGAAGGTGTTCTATTTCCAGCCGGCCGAGCTGCTCAAGCTCAGCCTGCCGATGATGGTGGCCTGGTACCTCAACCGCCGCGCGCTGCCGCCCAAGTTCCTGTCGGTGCTGGTGGCGGGCGTGATCATCGCCGTGCCGACCCTGCTGATCCTGCTGCAGCCGGACTTCGGCACCGCCATGCTGGTGGGCATCAGCGGCGCGTTCGCGCTGTACCTGGCGGGGTTGCCGTGGTGGTGGTTCGGCGCGGCCTTCGGCGGCGTGGCCGCGGTCGCGCCGGTGGCCTGGTTCTGGCTGCTGCGGCCGTACCAGAAGGACCGCATCCTGACTTTCCTCAACCCCGAGTCCGATCCGCTGGGCACGGGCTGGAACATCATCCAGTCCAAGATCGCCATCGGCGCCGGCGGCCTGACCGGCAAGGGCTGGCTGCAGGGCTCGCAGTCGCACCTGAACTACCTGCCCGAACACACCACCGACTTCATCTTCGCCGTGCTCAGCGAGGAGTTCGGCTGGCTGGGCGTGGCCGTGGTGCTGGCGCTGTACCTGTTCGTGGTCGGGCGCTGCCTGTGGATCGCGGCCGAGGCGCGCGACGGCTATTCGCGCCTGATCGCCGGCGCGCTGGGCCTGGCGTTCTTCGTCTACGTGATCGTCAACGGCGGCATGATCGCCGGCCTGCTGCCGGTGGTGGGCGTGCCCATGCCGCTGCTGAGCTACGGCGGCACCTCGGCGGTATCGCTGCTGGCCGGCCTGGGCGTGGTGATGGCGGTGCGCGCGCACCGGCCGGTGCACGGCGGCCGCTAA
- a CDS encoding D-alanyl-D-alanine carboxypeptidase family protein, translated as MKARFTPRAAAVAALAACLVTSTAGLVLAQTPVPKPAAALPPASDALPVPPPPAIKASAWVLMDAASGNVLAGENIDTKVEPASITKVMTSYVIAAEMKGGKVKDTDLVMMSENAWRKGGAATDGSYSGFAVNKTAPLIEMEKGMVVQSGNDAAIALAEHVAGSEDAFASLMNQYAARIGMKNTHFMNPHGLSQENHYSTARDLALLGRALIHDYPVAYSYNKIKELTVGPITQNNRNRLLWLDPSADGIKTGHHSGAGYCLMGSAKRGDQRLISVVMGSTSDDQRTVDSQALLNWGFRFYETHRLYDARKVIAKQKVWKGTADEVQLGVAEPLLVTVPRGKYAQLKPSMDVSKTLVAPIKQGQALGTVKVVLDGKVIAQRPLVALSAVEEGGFFKRLWDEFWMWWESE; from the coding sequence ATGAAAGCCCGCTTCACCCCTCGTGCCGCCGCGGTCGCCGCGCTCGCCGCCTGCCTGGTCACCTCGACCGCGGGCCTGGTCCTGGCGCAGACGCCCGTTCCCAAGCCCGCCGCCGCCCTGCCGCCGGCCAGCGACGCGCTGCCGGTGCCGCCGCCGCCGGCGATCAAGGCCAGCGCCTGGGTGCTGATGGACGCGGCCAGCGGCAACGTGCTCGCGGGCGAGAACATCGACACCAAGGTCGAGCCGGCCAGCATCACCAAGGTCATGACCAGCTACGTGATCGCCGCCGAAATGAAGGGCGGCAAGGTCAAGGACACCGACCTGGTGATGATGAGCGAGAACGCCTGGCGCAAGGGCGGCGCGGCCACCGACGGCAGCTACTCCGGCTTCGCGGTCAACAAGACCGCGCCGCTGATCGAGATGGAAAAAGGCATGGTGGTGCAGTCGGGCAACGACGCCGCCATCGCCCTGGCCGAGCACGTGGCCGGCAGCGAGGACGCGTTCGCCTCGCTGATGAACCAGTACGCCGCGCGCATCGGCATGAAGAACACCCACTTCATGAACCCGCACGGCCTGTCGCAGGAGAACCACTACTCCACCGCGCGCGACCTGGCGCTGCTGGGCCGCGCGCTGATCCACGACTACCCGGTCGCGTACTCGTACAACAAGATCAAGGAACTCACGGTCGGGCCGATCACCCAGAACAACCGCAACCGCCTGCTGTGGCTGGACCCGTCCGCCGACGGCATCAAGACCGGCCACCATTCCGGCGCAGGCTACTGCCTGATGGGCTCGGCCAAGCGCGGCGACCAGCGCCTGATCTCGGTGGTCATGGGCTCCACCTCCGACGACCAGCGCACCGTCGACAGCCAGGCGCTGCTGAACTGGGGCTTCCGCTTTTACGAAACCCACCGCCTGTACGACGCGCGCAAAGTCATCGCCAAGCAGAAGGTGTGGAAGGGCACCGCCGACGAAGTGCAGCTGGGCGTGGCCGAGCCGCTGCTGGTGACGGTGCCGCGCGGCAAGTACGCGCAGCTCAAGCCGAGCATGGACGTGAGCAAGACCCTGGTCGCCCCGATCAAGCAGGGCCAGGCGCTGGGCACGGTGAAGGTGGTGCTGGACGGCAAGGTCATCGCCCAGCGCCCGCTGGTGGCGTTGAGCGCGGTGGAAGAGGGCGGCTTCTTCAAGCGCCTGTGGGACGAGTTCTGGATGTGGTGGGAGTCGGAGTGA
- a CDS encoding carbohydrate kinase family protein, translating to MSALICGSLAYDTIMVFPDQFKNHILPDKVHILNVSFLVPRMRREFGGCAGNIAYNLKLLGGDPIPMATVGQDFGPYREWFEEQGIRLDQVKVIDELFTPQAFITTDHDNNQITAFHPGAMMRSYENHVRDVKGVTFGIVSPDGREGMIQNAQEFSEAGIPFIFDPGQAMPLFNGEELRHFIEQADYVTVNDYESNLLQERTGWSEGDIVKRVKAYITTRGPHGSQIHTPEKTYDIPPAHERRVTDPTGCGDAFRAGLIFGIEKGYDWLTIGRMGNLMGALKVEHPGTQNQRFDYEEFAEQFKQQFGYAL from the coding sequence ATGTCTGCACTGATCTGCGGTTCCCTGGCTTACGACACCATCATGGTGTTTCCCGACCAGTTCAAGAACCACATCCTGCCGGACAAGGTCCACATCCTGAATGTGTCCTTCCTGGTCCCGCGCATGCGCCGCGAATTCGGCGGCTGCGCCGGCAACATCGCCTACAACCTCAAGCTGCTGGGCGGCGATCCGATCCCGATGGCCACCGTGGGCCAGGACTTCGGGCCCTACCGCGAATGGTTCGAGGAACAGGGCATCCGTCTGGACCAGGTCAAGGTGATCGACGAGCTGTTCACCCCGCAGGCCTTCATCACCACCGACCACGACAACAACCAGATCACCGCCTTCCATCCGGGCGCGATGATGCGTTCCTACGAGAACCACGTGCGCGACGTGAAGGGCGTGACCTTCGGCATCGTCAGCCCCGACGGCCGCGAGGGCATGATCCAGAACGCGCAGGAATTCTCCGAAGCGGGCATTCCCTTCATCTTCGATCCGGGCCAGGCCATGCCGCTGTTCAACGGCGAAGAGCTGCGCCACTTCATCGAGCAGGCCGACTACGTCACCGTCAACGACTACGAGTCCAACCTGCTGCAGGAACGCACCGGCTGGAGCGAGGGCGACATCGTCAAGCGGGTCAAGGCCTACATCACCACGCGCGGCCCGCACGGCTCGCAGATCCACACGCCGGAAAAGACCTACGACATCCCGCCGGCGCACGAGCGCCGCGTGACCGATCCCACCGGCTGCGGCGACGCGTTCCGCGCCGGACTGATCTTCGGCATCGAGAAGGGCTACGACTGGCTCACGATCGGCCGCATGGGCAACCTGATGGGCGCGCTCAAGGTCGAGCATCCGGGCACGCAGAACCAGCGCTTCGATTACGAAGAGTTCGCCGAGCAGTTCAAGCAGCAGTTCGGTTACGCGCTGTAA
- a CDS encoding rod shape-determining protein, with translation MFKKFRGMFSNDLSIDLGTANTLIYVRGQGIVLNEPSVVAVRQDRVIGGNRTVAAVGGEAKQMLGRTPGHITTIRPMKDGVIADFTYTEEMLKHFIRKVHKSRFLRPSPRVLVCVPCGSTQVERRAIKESAEEAGAREVYLIEEPMAAAIGAGMPVTEARGSMVVDVGGGTTEVAVIALNGIVYSASVRIGGDRFDEAIINYVRRTYGTLIGEATAERIKLDIGCAYPQQKAMSIEVSGRNLAEGVPKMIMINSNEVLEALREPLAGIVSAIKLALEQTPPELCADVAERGIVLTGGGALLRDLDRLISEETGLHVQVADDPLTCVARGGGRALELVDMHGNEFFAPE, from the coding sequence ATGTTCAAGAAGTTTCGCGGCATGTTTTCCAACGACCTGTCCATCGACCTGGGCACGGCCAACACCCTCATTTATGTGCGCGGACAAGGGATAGTCCTGAACGAACCTTCGGTGGTCGCGGTGCGCCAGGACCGCGTGATCGGCGGCAACCGCACGGTGGCGGCGGTCGGTGGCGAGGCCAAGCAGATGCTGGGCCGCACCCCGGGCCACATCACCACGATCCGGCCGATGAAGGACGGCGTGATCGCCGACTTCACCTATACGGAAGAAATGCTCAAGCACTTCATCCGCAAGGTGCACAAATCGCGCTTCCTGCGCCCGAGCCCGCGCGTGCTGGTGTGCGTGCCCTGCGGCTCGACCCAGGTCGAGCGCCGCGCGATCAAGGAATCGGCCGAAGAGGCCGGCGCGCGCGAGGTCTACCTGATCGAGGAACCGATGGCCGCGGCGATCGGCGCCGGCATGCCGGTGACCGAGGCGCGCGGCTCGATGGTGGTGGACGTGGGCGGTGGCACCACCGAGGTGGCGGTGATCGCACTCAACGGCATCGTTTACTCGGCTTCGGTGCGCATCGGCGGCGACCGCTTCGACGAGGCGATCATCAACTACGTGCGCCGCACCTACGGCACCCTGATCGGCGAAGCCACCGCCGAGCGGATCAAGCTCGACATCGGCTGCGCCTATCCGCAGCAGAAGGCGATGTCGATCGAGGTCTCCGGCCGCAACCTCGCCGAGGGCGTGCCGAAGATGATCATGATCAACTCCAACGAAGTGCTGGAAGCGCTGCGCGAGCCGCTGGCCGGCATCGTCTCGGCGATCAAGCTGGCGCTGGAGCAGACCCCGCCGGAACTGTGCGCCGACGTCGCCGAGCGCGGCATCGTGCTCACCGGCGGCGGCGCCCTGCTGCGCGACCTGGACCGCCTGATCAGCGAGGAAACCGGCCTGCACGTGCAGGTGGCCGACGACCCGCTGACCTGCGTGGCCCGTGGCGGCGGCCGCGCGCTGGAGCTGGTGGACATGCACGGCAACGAGTTCTTCGCGCCGGAATAA
- the mrdA gene encoding penicillin-binding protein 2: protein MGPRRRILKNPAAEAEQFRARAALAFAFVVLGVLGLGFWYYRLQVLQHADYVTRSEANRIKLRPVVPGRGLIYDRKGRILADNVPAFRIDVTPSEAGKTETWLPALSQLIALSPEDIQRYENERKASRGFKPITLKLRVSDEEAARFSVDRWRYPGVELVSYLNRRYPYGELFSHVIGYVGRIDSKDLETMGEGNAALTHTGKTGIERYYEQALRGKVGYEKIETNVDGRPMGQVGHVPAQPGADLRLSIDLDLQRAMVAAFGDFDGSAVAVDPRTGEVLAMVSLPGYDTNLFVNGISNADYRALMDNPSRPMFNRNVLGGGPPGSTVKPLIGLAGLDSGLRTPEDKVFSTGEFHIPGQKRGYRDAHGGAGWTDLRKSISQSVNYYYYKLAYEMGIGRFEQYMRKYGFGAPTGIDLAGENSGVVPSPAWKAKRNKKEGWYPGETVIAGIGQGYWIATALQLVRGTAAIANGGDLRRLHLVRERRDGYEAPWAQVAQPVPTRITDNAAHLRAVQEGMMQTMLPGGTGASLVRGAPYVSAGKTGTAQKISRRGNVSLNPHSLPYHLRHQALFVGYAPAENPTIAVAVVVEHGGYGASSAGPIARKIFDAWLLGKMPEPDPKSEPDPAHGDAIAPLAAPVAAALAPAGEGVAANTPAPVSPAFAVGALSREALAREAAKGHANAPNANAVRAPAGAPPRAPAAAPAQAEPRR from the coding sequence ATGGGCCCGCGCCGCCGCATCCTGAAGAATCCGGCCGCCGAGGCCGAGCAGTTCCGCGCCCGCGCCGCGCTGGCCTTCGCCTTCGTGGTGCTGGGCGTGCTCGGCCTGGGCTTCTGGTACTACCGGCTGCAGGTGCTGCAGCACGCCGATTACGTGACCCGCTCGGAGGCCAACCGCATCAAGCTGCGGCCGGTGGTGCCCGGGCGCGGCCTGATCTACGACCGCAAGGGCCGGATCCTGGCCGACAACGTGCCCGCGTTCCGCATCGACGTGACCCCCAGCGAGGCCGGCAAGACCGAGACCTGGCTGCCGGCGCTGTCGCAGCTGATCGCGCTCTCGCCCGAGGACATCCAGCGCTACGAGAACGAGCGCAAGGCCTCGCGCGGCTTCAAGCCCATCACCCTGAAGCTGCGCGTGAGCGACGAGGAGGCCGCGCGCTTCTCGGTGGACCGCTGGCGCTACCCGGGCGTGGAGCTGGTGTCCTACCTCAACCGCCGCTACCCCTACGGCGAACTGTTCTCGCACGTGATCGGCTACGTCGGCCGCATCGACAGCAAGGACCTGGAAACCATGGGCGAGGGCAACGCCGCCCTGACCCATACCGGCAAGACCGGCATCGAGCGCTATTACGAACAGGCGCTGCGCGGCAAGGTCGGCTACGAGAAGATCGAGACCAACGTGGACGGCCGGCCGATGGGGCAGGTGGGCCACGTGCCGGCGCAACCGGGCGCCGACCTGCGCCTGAGCATCGACCTGGACCTGCAGCGCGCGATGGTGGCCGCGTTCGGCGATTTCGACGGCTCGGCGGTGGCGGTGGACCCGCGCACCGGCGAGGTGCTGGCCATGGTCAGCCTGCCGGGCTACGACACCAACCTGTTCGTCAACGGCATCTCCAACGCCGACTACCGCGCGCTGATGGACAACCCCTCGCGGCCGATGTTCAACCGCAACGTGCTCGGCGGCGGCCCGCCGGGTTCGACGGTGAAGCCGCTGATCGGCCTGGCCGGCCTGGACAGCGGCCTGCGCACGCCCGAGGACAAGGTGTTCTCCACCGGCGAGTTCCATATTCCCGGGCAGAAGCGCGGCTACCGCGACGCCCACGGCGGCGCCGGCTGGACCGACCTGCGCAAGTCGATCTCGCAGTCGGTGAATTACTACTACTACAAGCTGGCCTACGAGATGGGCATCGGCCGCTTCGAGCAGTACATGCGCAAGTACGGCTTCGGCGCGCCCACCGGCATCGACCTGGCCGGCGAGAATTCCGGCGTGGTGCCGTCGCCGGCGTGGAAGGCCAAGCGCAACAAGAAGGAAGGCTGGTACCCGGGCGAGACGGTGATCGCCGGCATCGGCCAGGGCTATTGGATCGCCACCGCGCTGCAGCTGGTGCGCGGCACCGCGGCCATCGCCAACGGCGGCGACCTGCGCCGCCTGCACCTGGTGCGCGAGCGCCGCGACGGCTACGAGGCGCCGTGGGCGCAGGTGGCCCAGCCCGTGCCCACCCGCATCACCGACAACGCCGCGCACCTGCGCGCGGTGCAGGAAGGGATGATGCAGACCATGCTGCCCGGCGGCACCGGCGCCAGCCTGGTGCGCGGCGCGCCCTACGTCAGCGCCGGCAAGACCGGCACCGCGCAGAAGATCAGCCGCCGCGGCAACGTCAGCCTCAACCCGCATTCGCTGCCCTACCACCTGCGCCATCAGGCGCTGTTCGTGGGCTACGCGCCGGCCGAGAACCCGACCATCGCGGTGGCGGTGGTGGTCGAGCACGGCGGTTACGGCGCCAGTTCGGCCGGCCCGATCGCGCGCAAGATTTTCGATGCCTGGCTGCTGGGCAAGATGCCCGAGCCGGATCCCAAATCCGAACCGGACCCCGCGCACGGCGACGCGATCGCGCCGCTGGCTGCGCCGGTCGCCGCCGCGCTGGCGCCGGCGGGCGAGGGCGTGGCGGCCAACACCCCGGCGCCGGTATCGCCGGCCTTTGCCGTGGGCGCGCTCAGCCGCGAAGCGCTGGCGCGCGAGGCGGCCAAGGGTCACGCCAACGCGCCCAACGCCAACGCCGTGCGCGCGCCCGCAGGCGCGCCGCCGCGCGCGCCGGCCGCCGCACCCGCACAGGCGGAGCCGCGCCGGTGA
- the mreC gene encoding rod shape-determining protein MreC has product MPSYAGPPTAARLGDVAGTLRLLAYLALAVVLIVLDHRGGWLHRARQQAATVVAPLWAVAGWPGRLVERISDDAGTLAQLTEDNRRLRNELLVNQARMARMQTVAADNVRLRGLLETAQRGNLDAVLAPILDIDLDPTTQRLVLDAGSRDRVRTGQSVIDAGGLLGQIIGVTPLHANVLLITDPSHAVPVAVARNGARLVVYGDGRSDVLRLASVPLSSDVKVGDQLVTSGLGGRFPPGFPVGTIAALRPDDSRAFLVGDVTPAAQLDRGREVLVLLSMPPPVNTEEFDTTQAPTDSAAATGVPGAATATNAPVANTPATNTPATSAPAANPPASPARATPSTATEPRR; this is encoded by the coding sequence ATGCCCTCTTACGCCGGCCCACCCACCGCCGCCCGTCTAGGCGATGTCGCCGGCACCTTGCGGCTGCTGGCCTACCTGGCGCTGGCGGTGGTGCTGATCGTGCTCGACCACCGCGGCGGCTGGCTGCACCGCGCGCGCCAGCAGGCGGCCACGGTGGTGGCGCCGCTGTGGGCGGTGGCCGGCTGGCCCGGGCGGCTGGTGGAGCGCATCTCCGACGACGCCGGCACCCTGGCGCAGTTGACCGAAGACAACCGCCGCCTGCGCAACGAACTGCTGGTGAATCAGGCGCGCATGGCGCGCATGCAGACCGTGGCCGCCGACAACGTGCGTCTGCGCGGCCTGCTCGAGACCGCCCAGCGCGGCAACCTGGACGCGGTGCTGGCGCCGATCCTGGACATCGACCTGGACCCCACCACCCAGCGCCTGGTGCTGGACGCCGGCAGCCGCGACCGCGTGCGCACCGGCCAGAGCGTGATCGACGCCGGCGGCCTGCTCGGCCAGATCATCGGCGTGACCCCGTTGCACGCCAACGTGCTGTTGATCACCGACCCCTCGCATGCGGTGCCGGTGGCGGTGGCGCGCAACGGCGCGCGCCTGGTGGTCTACGGCGACGGCCGCAGCGACGTGCTGCGCCTGGCCAGCGTGCCGCTGTCCAGCGACGTCAAGGTCGGCGACCAGCTGGTGACCTCGGGCCTGGGCGGACGCTTCCCGCCGGGTTTCCCGGTCGGCACCATCGCCGCGCTGCGGCCCGACGACAGCCGCGCCTTCCTGGTCGGCGACGTGACCCCGGCCGCGCAGCTGGACCGCGGCCGCGAGGTGCTGGTGCTGCTGTCGATGCCGCCGCCGGTGAACACCGAGGAATTCGATACCACCCAGGCGCCGACCGATTCGGCCGCCGCGACCGGCGTGCCCGGCGCCGCGACCGCGACGAACGCACCCGTCGCGAACACACCCGCAACGAACACGCCCGCTACCAGCGCGCCCGCCGCAAATCCGCCGGCGTCGCCCGCGCGCGCGACCCCGTCCACCGCCACCGAGCCACGCCGATGA
- a CDS encoding septal ring lytic transglycosylase RlpA family protein produces the protein MKRLIAAILPLALAACASAPRKPASESVALPDRDRVHSSGLPTAGGRKKSPYAPAQEDASKRGNYTAGGLYAPGVRDSTPDYVPNVDAIPEPDVVAEPRSRFGNRSPYSVLGKTYRVLDNHDDYVETGTASYYGQKFHGRRTSNLEVYDMYAFTAAHKSLPLPSFARVTNLDNGKSVVVRVNDRGPFHDGRVIDLSYAAAVKLGITQRGTGRVEVRALHPGEDAPPVLAAAPKPPEAKPTESKQADTAPSAMDRLVSAMPIASAQAGELPPGVRVATGKPAPVAAKSAAAAPKAGTGGDYRFDMMQNGKTMSADEFEAWMKARQVRVATGKAAPAAAAPARKLSRAERRALEQQRKAEATAALPAPAKAPPPPSPAKAATEVAAAIERSPAARDGDVTLQVASFSARSNADRALGMLKDAGIGDARLLDGNANGQKVWRLRVGPLQAERAPELAARIVGLGFGQPQRVRD, from the coding sequence ATGAAGCGGCTGATCGCCGCGATCCTGCCCCTGGCCCTGGCGGCCTGCGCTTCGGCCCCCAGGAAACCCGCTTCCGAATCGGTGGCCTTGCCCGACCGCGATCGCGTGCACTCCAGCGGCCTGCCCACGGCCGGCGGGCGCAAGAAATCGCCGTACGCGCCGGCGCAGGAAGACGCCAGCAAGCGCGGCAACTACACCGCCGGCGGCCTGTACGCGCCGGGCGTGCGCGACAGCACGCCGGACTACGTGCCCAACGTCGACGCGATCCCCGAGCCGGACGTGGTCGCCGAACCGCGCTCGCGCTTCGGCAACCGCTCGCCCTACAGCGTGCTGGGCAAGACCTACCGCGTGCTCGACAACCACGACGACTACGTGGAAACCGGCACCGCCTCGTACTACGGCCAGAAGTTCCACGGCCGCCGCACCTCCAACCTGGAGGTGTACGACATGTACGCCTTCACCGCCGCGCACAAGTCGCTGCCGCTGCCCAGCTTCGCCCGGGTCACCAACCTGGACAACGGCAAGTCGGTGGTGGTGCGGGTCAACGACCGCGGCCCCTTCCACGACGGCCGCGTGATCGACCTCAGCTACGCCGCCGCGGTCAAGCTGGGCATCACCCAGCGCGGCACCGGCCGGGTCGAAGTGCGCGCGCTGCACCCGGGCGAGGACGCGCCGCCGGTGCTGGCCGCCGCGCCGAAGCCGCCCGAGGCCAAGCCAACCGAGTCCAAGCAAGCCGACACTGCGCCCAGCGCCATGGACCGCCTGGTCTCGGCCATGCCCATCGCCAGCGCCCAGGCCGGCGAGCTGCCGCCGGGCGTGCGCGTGGCCACCGGCAAGCCCGCGCCGGTCGCGGCCAAGTCCGCCGCGGCCGCGCCCAAGGCCGGCACCGGTGGGGATTACCGCTTCGACATGATGCAAAACGGCAAGACCATGAGCGCGGACGAGTTCGAGGCCTGGATGAAGGCGCGCCAGGTCCGCGTGGCCACCGGCAAGGCCGCGCCCGCGGCCGCCGCGCCCGCGCGCAAGCTCAGCCGTGCCGAGCGCCGCGCCCTGGAACAGCAGCGCAAGGCCGAGGCCACCGCCGCGCTGCCGGCGCCGGCCAAGGCGCCGCCGCCGCCCAGCCCGGCCAAGGCCGCCACCGAGGTCGCCGCAGCCATCGAGCGCAGCCCGGCCGCGCGCGATGGCGACGTGACCCTGCAAGTGGCCAGCTTCAGCGCACGCAGCAACGCCGACCGCGCCCTGGGCATGCTCAAGGACGCCGGCATCGGCGACGCCCGCCTGCTGGACGGCAACGCCAACGGCCAGAAGGTCTGGCGCCTGCGCGTGGGCCCCTTGCAGGCCGAGCGCGCGCCGGAACTCGCCGCGCGTATCGTCGGTCTGGGTTTCGGCCAGCCCCAGCGCGTACGCGACTGA
- the mreD gene encoding rod shape-determining protein MreD, producing MTRTRQHWVLPVSLLAALLLGLLPLPAALQPLRPYWLALVLAYWVIEEPDRAGLGFAFIVGLVGDLVYGGLFGEQALRLVVMSFILQRFRARLRFFPLWQQALWVGGLMLNDRIVTAAIHVALGEPTLPASFWLAPVSGLLLWPPIFLLLDALRLGSWRRR from the coding sequence ATGACCCGCACCCGCCAACATTGGGTGTTGCCGGTCAGCCTGCTGGCCGCGCTGCTGCTGGGCCTGCTGCCGCTGCCGGCGGCGCTGCAGCCGCTGCGCCCGTACTGGCTGGCGCTGGTGCTGGCCTACTGGGTGATCGAGGAGCCCGACCGCGCCGGCCTGGGCTTCGCCTTCATCGTCGGCCTGGTCGGCGACCTGGTCTACGGCGGCCTGTTCGGCGAGCAGGCGCTGCGCCTGGTGGTGATGAGCTTCATCCTGCAGCGCTTCCGCGCGCGGCTGCGCTTCTTCCCCTTGTGGCAGCAGGCGCTGTGGGTCGGCGGCCTGATGCTCAACGACCGCATCGTCACCGCCGCCATCCACGTGGCCCTGGGCGAGCCGACCCTGCCGGCCTCGTTCTGGCTGGCGCCGGTGTCGGGCCTGCTGCTGTGGCCGCCGATCTTCCTGCTGCTCGACGCCTTGCGCCTGGGTAGCTGGCGGAGGCGCTGA
- the mltB gene encoding lytic murein transglycosylase B, producing MIRRHVLARAVISALTLALAACATQAPPPTVATQPTPATPPPAAPAAKPDPLAHLPPPVVPMPLEQARAAFVRDTAAKYAIDPAYIESVLARAQIREGIVAAMSRPAEAKPWRDYRPIFITQKRIDGGRAFLAQHRERLARVEAQTGVPAEVIVSILGVETSYGGNTGSYPVIDALYTLAFAYPRTGDPAKAERENRREAFFRDELAQLFAMGKETGMDVAGLTGSYAGAMGWGQFMPSSYRQYAVDGDGDGKRDLFNNLDDVFASVANYFVKKGGWVRGGPIVVRANRDASAQDFKPEGLEPNIPLSDLATRGYRPLANVAPTETATLLNLDGVSGREYWLGFRNFYAITRYNISAHYAMAVYQLSEAIAGRENPLTATSTGQPPA from the coding sequence ATGATCCGACGCCACGTACTCGCCCGCGCCGTAATCAGCGCACTCACGCTCGCGCTGGCCGCGTGCGCCACTCAGGCGCCGCCGCCCACCGTCGCGACCCAGCCCACGCCTGCGACGCCGCCGCCGGCCGCGCCCGCGGCCAAGCCCGACCCGCTCGCGCACCTGCCGCCCCCGGTGGTGCCGATGCCGTTGGAGCAGGCGCGCGCCGCGTTCGTGCGCGACACCGCGGCCAAGTACGCCATCGACCCGGCCTATATCGAATCGGTGCTGGCGCGGGCGCAGATCCGCGAGGGCATCGTCGCGGCCATGTCGCGGCCGGCCGAGGCCAAGCCCTGGCGCGACTACCGCCCCATCTTCATCACCCAGAAACGCATCGACGGCGGCCGCGCCTTCCTGGCCCAGCACCGCGAGCGCCTGGCACGGGTGGAAGCGCAGACCGGCGTGCCGGCCGAGGTCATCGTCTCGATCCTGGGCGTGGAAACCAGCTACGGCGGCAACACCGGCAGCTATCCGGTGATCGACGCCCTCTACACCCTGGCCTTCGCCTACCCGCGCACCGGCGATCCGGCCAAGGCCGAACGCGAGAACCGCCGCGAGGCCTTCTTCCGCGACGAACTGGCCCAGCTGTTCGCCATGGGCAAGGAAACCGGCATGGACGTGGCCGGCCTGACCGGCAGCTACGCCGGCGCGATGGGCTGGGGTCAGTTCATGCCCTCCAGCTACCGCCAGTACGCGGTGGACGGCGACGGCGACGGCAAGCGCGACCTGTTCAACAACCTCGACGACGTGTTCGCCTCGGTCGCCAACTACTTCGTCAAGAAGGGCGGTTGGGTGCGCGGCGGCCCGATCGTGGTGCGCGCCAACCGCGACGCCAGCGCCCAGGACTTCAAGCCCGAAGGCCTGGAGCCGAACATTCCGCTCAGCGACCTGGCCACGCGCGGCTACCGCCCGCTGGCGAACGTGGCGCCGACCGAAACGGCCACCCTGCTGAACCTGGACGGCGTGTCCGGCCGCGAGTACTGGCTGGGTTTCCGCAACTTCTACGCGATCACCCGCTACAACATCTCCGCGCACTACGCGATGGCGGTGTACCAGCTGTCCGAGGCGATCGCCGGACGCGAGAATCCGCTCACCGCCACCAGCACCGGACAGCCCCCGGCATGA